A single region of the Raphanus sativus cultivar WK10039 chromosome 1, ASM80110v3, whole genome shotgun sequence genome encodes:
- the LOC108810300 gene encoding G-type lectin S-receptor-like serine/threonine-protein kinase RKS1 isoform X3 has protein sequence MKIIFFLFFCLLQSCICDDTIMRMQSLRDGDLIFSEGKRFAFGFFSLGVSKLRYVGIWYAQVSEQTVVWVANRDRPVNDTSGVIRFSSSGNLCIYASVDTTEPLWSTNVSDSIVEPTLVARLSALGNLVLHDSVTEKGFWESFDHPTDSFLPSMRLGFTRKNGLDRVLTSWRSPGDPSSGAFTYRINRTGFPQLILYKDLIPWWRTGSWTGLRWSGVPGMARGGGGSSIFHSSFVNNEDEVSITNSVKDASVITRMMVNETGYLQRLIWAATEKRWNVFWSVPKEECDYYAHCGLNGYCDPTSSASFVCTCLPGFEPKMPRDWLLRDTSGGCTKKNNASICGEKEGFVKLKRVKIPDTSFAIVDMNITLKECEHRCLRNCSCVAYASAYHEGEGGAKGCLTWHGDMLDARIYMDWGQDFYIRADRKEIERWNKNGSLRKRRVIFIVTSLIAAVMLLTVISFCFVRKRRKSNRRRRSSTILAPGSLDIKEPFTFEEDHGREWELPLFELNTIVTATNNFAFRNKLGEGGFGPVYKGVLENGMEIAVKRLSKNSCQGMEEFKNEVKLISKLQHRNLVRMLGCCVESEEKMLVYEYLPNKSLDYFIFHEEQRAELDWPKRIEIICGIARGILYLHQDSRLRIIHRDLKASNVLLDNEMIPKIADFGMARIFGGNQIRGSTNRVVGT, from the exons ATgaagatcatcttcttcttatttttctgCCTCCTCCAGTCTTGTATCTGCGACGATACTATCATGAGAATGCAGTCCTTAAGAGATGGTGATCTCATATTCTCTGAAGGGAAGAGATTTGCATTTGGATTCTTCAGCCTTGGAGTTTCAAAGCTCCGATATGTTGGGATATGGTATGCTCAAGTCTCTGAGCAGACTGTTGTATGGGTTGCAAACAGAGACCGTCCTGTGAACGACACGTCTGGGGTGATAAGGTTCAGCAGCAGTGGGAATCTCTGCATCTATGCATCAGTCGACACAACAGAACCTCTCTGGTCGACTAATGTTTCGGACAGTATAGTGGAACCAACTCTAGTGGCGAGACTCTCTGCTCTAGGGAACCTTGTTCTGCATGATTCAGTTACAGAGAAAGGTTTCTGGGAGAGCTTTGATCATCCGACAGACTCTTTTCTTCCGTCTATGAGGTTGGGTTTCACACGAAAAAACGGCTTGGATCGCGTTCTGACATCCTGGAGATCTCCTGGTGACCCAAGTTCTGGAGCTTTCACATACCGGATAAATCGTACGGGATTCCCGCAGCTGATTCTGTACAAAGATCTGATCCCATGGTGGCGTACGGGATCGTGGACCGGGTTGAGATGGAGCGGTGTGCCTGGAATggcaagaggaggaggaggctctTCTATCTTCCATAGCTCGTTTGTTAATAATGAGGACGAAGTATCTATAACTAACAGTGTGAAGGATGCTTCAGTCATAACAAGAATGATGGTGAACGAGACAGGATACCTGCAACGTCTCATATGGGCCGCAACGGAGAAGAGGTGGAATGTGTTCTGGTCAGTTCCGAAAGAAGAATGCGACTATTATGCACACTGTGGCCTTAACGGTTACTGCGATCCCACAAGTTCAGCATCATTTGTGTGCACATGCCTTCCTGGTTTTGAGCCAAAGATGCCCCGGGATTGGCTCTTGAGGGACACTTCAGGTGGGTGTACAAAGAAAAACAACGCTTCAATATGCGGTGAGAAAGAAGGGTTTGTGAAGTTAAAGCGCGTGAAGATTCCCGACACATCATTTGCAATTGTGGATATGAACATAACATTGAAGGAGTGTGAACATAGGTGCTTGAGGAATTGCTCTTGTGTTGCTTACGCAAGCGCTTACCACGAGGGTGAGGGAGGAGCAAAAGGGTGCTTGACATGGCACGGCGATATGTTGGATGCGAGGATATACATGGATTGGGGACAAGATTTCTACATACGTGCAGACAGAAAAGAGAtag AGCGGTGGAACAAAAATGGCTCATTGAGGAAGAGGAGAGTCATTTTCATTGTCACCAGTTTGATTGCAGCCGTAATGTTGCTAACCGTCATTTCATTCTGTTTCGTAAGGAAGCGACGAA AGTCTAACAGGCGTAGAAGATCTTCAACAATCTTGGCTCCAGGTTCTCTTGATATTAAAGAACCATTCACATTTGAAGAGGATCATGGAAGAGAATGGGAGTTACCTCTCTTTGAGCTTAACACTATCGTTACAGCGACGAACAATTTCGCTTTCCGTAACAAGCTTGGAGAAGGTGGATTCGGACCCGTTTATAAG GGCGTGTTAGAAAACGGTATGGAGATAGCAGTGAAGAGGTTGTCAAAAAACTCATGCCAAGGAATGGAAGAGTTCAAGAACGAGGTCAAGTTGATATCAAAGTTGCAGCATCGGAATCTCGTGAGGATGTTAGGATGCTGCGTAGAATCAGAAGAGAAGATGTTGGTATACGAGTATTTACCAAACAAGAGCCTAGACTATTTCATATTCC ATGAAGAGCAGAGAGCGGAGTTGGATTGGCCAAAACGGATAGAGATAATATGCGGGATAGCTCGCGGAATCTTGTATCTTCATCAAGATTCAAGACTGAGGATCATCCACAGAGACCTCAAGGCCAGCAATGTACTCCTTGACAACGAAATGATCCCCAAGATTGCGGATTTTGGCATGGCGAGAATCTTTGGGGGAAACCAAATCAGAGGAAGCACAAATCGGGTCGTCGGAACATAG
- the LOC108810300 gene encoding G-type lectin S-receptor-like serine/threonine-protein kinase RKS1 isoform X2, which yields MKIIFFLFFCLLQSCICDDTIMRMQSLRDGDLIFSEGKRFAFGFFSLGVSKLRYVGIWYAQVSEQTVVWVANRDRPVNDTSGVIRFSSSGNLCIYASVDTTEPLWSTNVSDSIVEPTLVARLSALGNLVLHDSVTEKGFWESFDHPTDSFLPSMRLGFTRKNGLDRVLTSWRSPGDPSSGAFTYRINRTGFPQLILYKDLIPWWRTGSWTGLRWSGVPGMARGGGGSSIFHSSFVNNEDEVSITNSVKDASVITRMMVNETGYLQRLIWAATEKRWNVFWSVPKEECDYYAHCGLNGYCDPTSSASFVCTCLPGFEPKMPRDWLLRDTSGGCTKKNNASICGEKEGFVKLKRVKIPDTSFAIVDMNITLKECEHRCLRNCSCVAYASAYHEGEGGAKGCLTWHGDMLDARIYMDWGQDFYIRADRKEIERWNKNGSLRKRRVIFIVTSLIAAVMLLTVISFCFVRKRRKSNRRRRSSTILAPGSLDIKEPFTFEEDHGREWELPLFELNTIVTATNNFAFRNKLGEGGFGPVYKGVLENGMEIAVKRLSKNSCQGMEEFKNEVKLISKLQHRNLVRMLGCCVESEEKMLVYEYLPNKSLDYFIFHEEQRAELDWPKRIEIICGIARGILYLHQDSRLRIIHRDLKASNVLLDNEMIPKIADFGMARIFGGNQIRGSTNRVVGTYGYMSPEYAMEGHFSVKSDVYSFGVLILEIITGKKNSAFHKESLNLVGQIWDLWNKGEATNVVDKLMNQEIYDENEVMKCVHIGLLCVQENVSDRPDMPSVVSMLGHKANDFPPPKHPAFMSGRKTHVKNDDSTSGAYLSGENSNSVNDITLTDVHGR from the exons ATgaagatcatcttcttcttatttttctgCCTCCTCCAGTCTTGTATCTGCGACGATACTATCATGAGAATGCAGTCCTTAAGAGATGGTGATCTCATATTCTCTGAAGGGAAGAGATTTGCATTTGGATTCTTCAGCCTTGGAGTTTCAAAGCTCCGATATGTTGGGATATGGTATGCTCAAGTCTCTGAGCAGACTGTTGTATGGGTTGCAAACAGAGACCGTCCTGTGAACGACACGTCTGGGGTGATAAGGTTCAGCAGCAGTGGGAATCTCTGCATCTATGCATCAGTCGACACAACAGAACCTCTCTGGTCGACTAATGTTTCGGACAGTATAGTGGAACCAACTCTAGTGGCGAGACTCTCTGCTCTAGGGAACCTTGTTCTGCATGATTCAGTTACAGAGAAAGGTTTCTGGGAGAGCTTTGATCATCCGACAGACTCTTTTCTTCCGTCTATGAGGTTGGGTTTCACACGAAAAAACGGCTTGGATCGCGTTCTGACATCCTGGAGATCTCCTGGTGACCCAAGTTCTGGAGCTTTCACATACCGGATAAATCGTACGGGATTCCCGCAGCTGATTCTGTACAAAGATCTGATCCCATGGTGGCGTACGGGATCGTGGACCGGGTTGAGATGGAGCGGTGTGCCTGGAATggcaagaggaggaggaggctctTCTATCTTCCATAGCTCGTTTGTTAATAATGAGGACGAAGTATCTATAACTAACAGTGTGAAGGATGCTTCAGTCATAACAAGAATGATGGTGAACGAGACAGGATACCTGCAACGTCTCATATGGGCCGCAACGGAGAAGAGGTGGAATGTGTTCTGGTCAGTTCCGAAAGAAGAATGCGACTATTATGCACACTGTGGCCTTAACGGTTACTGCGATCCCACAAGTTCAGCATCATTTGTGTGCACATGCCTTCCTGGTTTTGAGCCAAAGATGCCCCGGGATTGGCTCTTGAGGGACACTTCAGGTGGGTGTACAAAGAAAAACAACGCTTCAATATGCGGTGAGAAAGAAGGGTTTGTGAAGTTAAAGCGCGTGAAGATTCCCGACACATCATTTGCAATTGTGGATATGAACATAACATTGAAGGAGTGTGAACATAGGTGCTTGAGGAATTGCTCTTGTGTTGCTTACGCAAGCGCTTACCACGAGGGTGAGGGAGGAGCAAAAGGGTGCTTGACATGGCACGGCGATATGTTGGATGCGAGGATATACATGGATTGGGGACAAGATTTCTACATACGTGCAGACAGAAAAGAGAtag AGCGGTGGAACAAAAATGGCTCATTGAGGAAGAGGAGAGTCATTTTCATTGTCACCAGTTTGATTGCAGCCGTAATGTTGCTAACCGTCATTTCATTCTGTTTCGTAAGGAAGCGACGAA AGTCTAACAGGCGTAGAAGATCTTCAACAATCTTGGCTCCAGGTTCTCTTGATATTAAAGAACCATTCACATTTGAAGAGGATCATGGAAGAGAATGGGAGTTACCTCTCTTTGAGCTTAACACTATCGTTACAGCGACGAACAATTTCGCTTTCCGTAACAAGCTTGGAGAAGGTGGATTCGGACCCGTTTATAAG GGCGTGTTAGAAAACGGTATGGAGATAGCAGTGAAGAGGTTGTCAAAAAACTCATGCCAAGGAATGGAAGAGTTCAAGAACGAGGTCAAGTTGATATCAAAGTTGCAGCATCGGAATCTCGTGAGGATGTTAGGATGCTGCGTAGAATCAGAAGAGAAGATGTTGGTATACGAGTATTTACCAAACAAGAGCCTAGACTATTTCATATTCC ATGAAGAGCAGAGAGCGGAGTTGGATTGGCCAAAACGGATAGAGATAATATGCGGGATAGCTCGCGGAATCTTGTATCTTCATCAAGATTCAAGACTGAGGATCATCCACAGAGACCTCAAGGCCAGCAATGTACTCCTTGACAACGAAATGATCCCCAAGATTGCGGATTTTGGCATGGCGAGAATCTTTGGGGGAAACCAAATCAGAGGAAGCACAAATCGGGTCGTCGGAACATA CGGATATATGTCACCTGAGTATGCAATGGAGGGTCATTTCTCCGTTAAATCTGACGTCTACAGCTTCGGAGTATTGATCTTAGAGATCATAACAGGGAAGAAAAACAGTGCTTTCCACAAGGAATCTTTGAACCTAGTTGGACAA ATATGGGATCTATGGAACAAAGGTGAAGCAACAAACGTCGTAGACAAACTAATGAACCAAGAGATTTATGATGAGAACGAAGTGATGAAGTGCGTACACATTGGGTTGCTTTGCGTACAAGAAAATGTGTCGGATAGACCAGACATGCCCTCTGTTGTGTCCATGCTTGGTCATAAAGCCAATGACTTTCCTCCTCCAAAGCATCCTGCGTTTATGTCGGGAAGGAAGACACATGTCAAGAATGACGACAGCACCTCCGGTGCTTACCTCAGTGGAGAAAATAGCAATTCTGTTAATGACATTACTCTCACTGATGTTCATGGCCGTTGA
- the LOC108810300 gene encoding G-type lectin S-receptor-like serine/threonine-protein kinase RKS1 isoform X1 yields the protein MLTASQKTQKNTTIQVCYLFQSCICDDTIMRMQSLRDGDLIFSEGKRFAFGFFSLGVSKLRYVGIWYAQVSEQTVVWVANRDRPVNDTSGVIRFSSSGNLCIYASVDTTEPLWSTNVSDSIVEPTLVARLSALGNLVLHDSVTEKGFWESFDHPTDSFLPSMRLGFTRKNGLDRVLTSWRSPGDPSSGAFTYRINRTGFPQLILYKDLIPWWRTGSWTGLRWSGVPGMARGGGGSSIFHSSFVNNEDEVSITNSVKDASVITRMMVNETGYLQRLIWAATEKRWNVFWSVPKEECDYYAHCGLNGYCDPTSSASFVCTCLPGFEPKMPRDWLLRDTSGGCTKKNNASICGEKEGFVKLKRVKIPDTSFAIVDMNITLKECEHRCLRNCSCVAYASAYHEGEGGAKGCLTWHGDMLDARIYMDWGQDFYIRADRKEIERWNKNGSLRKRRVIFIVTSLIAAVMLLTVISFCFVRKRRKSNRRRRSSTILAPGSLDIKEPFTFEEDHGREWELPLFELNTIVTATNNFAFRNKLGEGGFGPVYKGVLENGMEIAVKRLSKNSCQGMEEFKNEVKLISKLQHRNLVRMLGCCVESEEKMLVYEYLPNKSLDYFIFHEEQRAELDWPKRIEIICGIARGILYLHQDSRLRIIHRDLKASNVLLDNEMIPKIADFGMARIFGGNQIRGSTNRVVGTYGYMSPEYAMEGHFSVKSDVYSFGVLILEIITGKKNSAFHKESLNLVGQIWDLWNKGEATNVVDKLMNQEIYDENEVMKCVHIGLLCVQENVSDRPDMPSVVSMLGHKANDFPPPKHPAFMSGRKTHVKNDDSTSGAYLSGENSNSVNDITLTDVHGR from the exons ATGCTAACTGCTTCACAAAAGACACAGAAGAACACTACAATACAAGTTTGTTATTTATTTCAG TCTTGTATCTGCGACGATACTATCATGAGAATGCAGTCCTTAAGAGATGGTGATCTCATATTCTCTGAAGGGAAGAGATTTGCATTTGGATTCTTCAGCCTTGGAGTTTCAAAGCTCCGATATGTTGGGATATGGTATGCTCAAGTCTCTGAGCAGACTGTTGTATGGGTTGCAAACAGAGACCGTCCTGTGAACGACACGTCTGGGGTGATAAGGTTCAGCAGCAGTGGGAATCTCTGCATCTATGCATCAGTCGACACAACAGAACCTCTCTGGTCGACTAATGTTTCGGACAGTATAGTGGAACCAACTCTAGTGGCGAGACTCTCTGCTCTAGGGAACCTTGTTCTGCATGATTCAGTTACAGAGAAAGGTTTCTGGGAGAGCTTTGATCATCCGACAGACTCTTTTCTTCCGTCTATGAGGTTGGGTTTCACACGAAAAAACGGCTTGGATCGCGTTCTGACATCCTGGAGATCTCCTGGTGACCCAAGTTCTGGAGCTTTCACATACCGGATAAATCGTACGGGATTCCCGCAGCTGATTCTGTACAAAGATCTGATCCCATGGTGGCGTACGGGATCGTGGACCGGGTTGAGATGGAGCGGTGTGCCTGGAATggcaagaggaggaggaggctctTCTATCTTCCATAGCTCGTTTGTTAATAATGAGGACGAAGTATCTATAACTAACAGTGTGAAGGATGCTTCAGTCATAACAAGAATGATGGTGAACGAGACAGGATACCTGCAACGTCTCATATGGGCCGCAACGGAGAAGAGGTGGAATGTGTTCTGGTCAGTTCCGAAAGAAGAATGCGACTATTATGCACACTGTGGCCTTAACGGTTACTGCGATCCCACAAGTTCAGCATCATTTGTGTGCACATGCCTTCCTGGTTTTGAGCCAAAGATGCCCCGGGATTGGCTCTTGAGGGACACTTCAGGTGGGTGTACAAAGAAAAACAACGCTTCAATATGCGGTGAGAAAGAAGGGTTTGTGAAGTTAAAGCGCGTGAAGATTCCCGACACATCATTTGCAATTGTGGATATGAACATAACATTGAAGGAGTGTGAACATAGGTGCTTGAGGAATTGCTCTTGTGTTGCTTACGCAAGCGCTTACCACGAGGGTGAGGGAGGAGCAAAAGGGTGCTTGACATGGCACGGCGATATGTTGGATGCGAGGATATACATGGATTGGGGACAAGATTTCTACATACGTGCAGACAGAAAAGAGAtag AGCGGTGGAACAAAAATGGCTCATTGAGGAAGAGGAGAGTCATTTTCATTGTCACCAGTTTGATTGCAGCCGTAATGTTGCTAACCGTCATTTCATTCTGTTTCGTAAGGAAGCGACGAA AGTCTAACAGGCGTAGAAGATCTTCAACAATCTTGGCTCCAGGTTCTCTTGATATTAAAGAACCATTCACATTTGAAGAGGATCATGGAAGAGAATGGGAGTTACCTCTCTTTGAGCTTAACACTATCGTTACAGCGACGAACAATTTCGCTTTCCGTAACAAGCTTGGAGAAGGTGGATTCGGACCCGTTTATAAG GGCGTGTTAGAAAACGGTATGGAGATAGCAGTGAAGAGGTTGTCAAAAAACTCATGCCAAGGAATGGAAGAGTTCAAGAACGAGGTCAAGTTGATATCAAAGTTGCAGCATCGGAATCTCGTGAGGATGTTAGGATGCTGCGTAGAATCAGAAGAGAAGATGTTGGTATACGAGTATTTACCAAACAAGAGCCTAGACTATTTCATATTCC ATGAAGAGCAGAGAGCGGAGTTGGATTGGCCAAAACGGATAGAGATAATATGCGGGATAGCTCGCGGAATCTTGTATCTTCATCAAGATTCAAGACTGAGGATCATCCACAGAGACCTCAAGGCCAGCAATGTACTCCTTGACAACGAAATGATCCCCAAGATTGCGGATTTTGGCATGGCGAGAATCTTTGGGGGAAACCAAATCAGAGGAAGCACAAATCGGGTCGTCGGAACATA CGGATATATGTCACCTGAGTATGCAATGGAGGGTCATTTCTCCGTTAAATCTGACGTCTACAGCTTCGGAGTATTGATCTTAGAGATCATAACAGGGAAGAAAAACAGTGCTTTCCACAAGGAATCTTTGAACCTAGTTGGACAA ATATGGGATCTATGGAACAAAGGTGAAGCAACAAACGTCGTAGACAAACTAATGAACCAAGAGATTTATGATGAGAACGAAGTGATGAAGTGCGTACACATTGGGTTGCTTTGCGTACAAGAAAATGTGTCGGATAGACCAGACATGCCCTCTGTTGTGTCCATGCTTGGTCATAAAGCCAATGACTTTCCTCCTCCAAAGCATCCTGCGTTTATGTCGGGAAGGAAGACACATGTCAAGAATGACGACAGCACCTCCGGTGCTTACCTCAGTGGAGAAAATAGCAATTCTGTTAATGACATTACTCTCACTGATGTTCATGGCCGTTGA